In Persicimonas caeni, a single window of DNA contains:
- the istB gene encoding IS21-like element helper ATPase IstB gives MSARDDLVPILKRLRLSGLLNTLELRAEQAVDDKLGYVDFVYRLLHDEVERRDANKLTRLIRQADFEAHKTLQDFDFSFNPKIPRERIIELGTTSFVERQENVLLVGPAGTGKSHIAQALGHRACRAGYKTRYVAAHQLLSELRAARADRSWDKLMYKLCAVDLLIIDDLGLRPLAQDEPVDLYELIRRRYEQGSLVITSNRAIDEWYAMFGDALLASSAMDRLLHHCHVVTLDGHSYRNPPSKARAKTA, from the coding sequence ATGAGCGCTCGTGATGATCTGGTCCCCATCCTCAAGCGCCTGCGGCTGTCGGGGCTTCTCAATACGCTGGAGCTTCGCGCCGAGCAGGCCGTCGACGACAAGCTTGGCTACGTCGACTTTGTCTATCGACTGCTCCACGACGAGGTGGAGCGCCGCGATGCCAATAAGCTGACGCGCTTGATTCGCCAGGCTGATTTCGAGGCCCACAAAACGCTTCAGGATTTCGATTTCAGCTTCAATCCCAAGATCCCACGCGAGCGGATCATCGAGCTCGGCACCACAAGCTTTGTCGAGCGCCAAGAAAACGTGCTCCTGGTCGGCCCGGCCGGCACGGGCAAGTCGCACATCGCCCAGGCGCTGGGTCACCGGGCCTGTCGAGCCGGCTACAAGACCAGGTATGTCGCCGCACATCAGCTTTTGAGCGAGCTTCGAGCAGCCCGCGCCGACCGCAGCTGGGACAAGCTGATGTACAAGCTGTGCGCGGTCGACCTCCTGATCATCGACGATCTTGGGCTGCGTCCGCTGGCCCAGGACGAGCCGGTCGACCTGTACGAGCTGATACGCCGCCGCTACGAGCAGGGCTCGCTCGTGATCACATCCAACCGCGCCATCGACGAGTGGTACGCCATGTTTGGTGACGCGCTGCTCGCCAGCTCGGCGATGGACCGACTGCTACACCACTGCCACGTCGTCACGCTCGACGGGCACTCGTATCGAAACCCGCCGTCGAAAGCCCGAGCCAAGACGGCCTAA